GAACTGGCAGTTATAAAGTCAACCAAACAAGTACACGTGGAAGTGGGGTGACGTGAACCTGGAAATCCATAAACAGAAAGTGATACTATACAGAGGGAAcatggattcaaggattcaaagggattcaaaataattttattgtcatatgcacaaaggaacatgttccctgcacaatgaaatgtgtttactgcatttaacccatcctaattgccagttaggagtagaagtcgcctttaggcgcccggggaccagctccagatgtatgtcctgccttaggtcaacagcagggctgagcaaaccatgaccggcctcatgacgacagacgaacacacaacacacataagccggcccggtacatgaacacatataaaaagcacacacaaggtgaaAACATGGAATAGATGTCAAAGTAAAAGCACTGAAGACCTAAGGCCACCAGAATCTCTGCTAAATAAAATCCTCTGTAGCAGAGCCTCCAGGGTGACAGTTTGGATGTGTATCCCACTGCAAGACCTGTAAGTACTGGCCATCATAGAGAAACGGTCAGTGAGGTGGACACTCCCCTGGTACCTGAACATGCTGAAGAGCCCTAGCTACTAGCTACTCAGTCTGCAACAGCACAGCTCCCAAGATACACAGGAGGGTGCAGAATAGTCTAATTCTCTGAAACACAATTGTCAGAGGTGAACTGGCAGAGAGGGCATCTCATTTTTATTGTGACTGCTTGGACAATAGGAGAGAAAAATTTAAGATTAGGGCAATCTTGCCTGGCGAGAGTTAAGCCTGTGGGAATTTAAGACACTGCAAATTTTTATGATCTGTCCAAACCATAAAAGGCTGGTTGGCAACCTTCAGCCAGGGTCTCCACTCCTCCACAATTAGGTTTACTGATGTAAGCTCTCATCTCCACACACTGAAGTTGTGCTTTGCAGAGCACCACGCTAGTTGTCCTTGGCAGAGACGACAGGACAAGCCTCCAATCCTAGCTCAGAGGCATTGACCTTCACCACAAACCGGAGGGATGATTCCAGCGTGGTCAGTTTGGGCGCTGTGGAAAGCATCCTGTAACAACACGTCGAGAGAAATACGATATTAGCAGATGTTAGATGAAGAGGTGTGACAATAGTGATATAATTGTGTATGAAATGTCAAAAGAAGTTAGCAAACCCGCAAGAGCTCTGGGCAGGCCTCAGGAACCGCCCATGACAGTCTGTGACGTCGGCACCGACTTCTGCAGGATCCATGCCCACCCTCCTATGACAGAACACAAAACCTAAAAGTATTTGCTCTATATGGTCCTGCTAATAGGCTATGCTAATGCTAGTAACAGACTGAAACTTGTTTCCAATACAGGCTTCTTCTTCTATTCTTCTGTTTTATACTACCATGTagcgctgcccccagtggtgatttAGAACTGTAAAGGCACATAACCGCCTGTGAACCCTGGTTGAGAGAACACAGATGGGCATCACGCAGACGTAAAAAGCAGCTTTTAAAGAAACAGCTGCCGTTGTCACTCCTCGTTCTCCTCGGCGCTGTTGTGGTCATTTGACTCTCAGGCTGAGGAAAGCAAAGCCAACACACTACGGTGATGAGAACCAGAGAAGGAAGGATGATGGGGTGGAGTGTGGTGGATAATGGAAGGGAATAGATGGATAGTgggagaaagagaaagaaagcaATTGATGAAAACATGTTTCAGTGTGGGCTGGGCCAAGCTGTTTGTGGTTCCCATCTGAAAAAGCAGGAAGCCGCACTGTAAAAATCTGGAGCAATTCTTCCTCACGGCTATCAGCCAGCAATAATCGCAGAGCACTCGTAGTGACATTACAGCCATGTTCTCCTCTACTGTACTGGCTGTGATGTATCAGCGGAAGGCGTTTCCTCCAGTGGGAGTAGCTCTTCTACTGCAGTGTCCCATCTGCTGACACACAGAAACCTTACTTGGTATTTATCTCCCTTCCAACTGTTGCAGATGCAGATTTGAGCTCCATCTCTCAGCCACGGCGCTCGTCTTGTCGGCCTTTTTGTCACTGTCTTGTGTCTGATCCCTGCTGTGGTGTATGTTCACGACCGTGAGAGTAAAGGGTCCTTCACCCACTTACCGATGTGCTGCCTTCACCTGCACACACAGGCGGGCGGGCGTGTGTTCACTCATACGTGTGTTTGCGTTGCGGTGTGGTGGTGTGGAGAGAAAACACATGAGAACATCACCGCTGCCTCTCTGCCACTGCACTTCTCCACAGCCGCTTTCTTTTCCTCTCCTCTTGCCTTTGTTTCTTAAAGGTACAGTGACAAAGcaatcaggcaaaaaaaaaaaggagagaatGAAGCTAAAAATACATTGAAAAAGCTTCATTCTTACAGTCAGTGTGGAAACCTCAAATCTGAAATATTTCATCCAGTCTTGTATCACTGGTCAGTAATATTGGTGAGTTTCATGAATGTGCTGTTTCTCACCGCCTACTGGTGCTTAGTTGGGGAATTTATCATTTCATATTCCAGCTTCTCTCTCTACTGCCTCCTACAGGTTTGACACATTCACACTGAGCATGCAAAGCATTATTAGGAGATATCAAGAGGTGAGGATGGCCTGAACACCGAACTCACCAGGAGTCACATCAAGGTGTGCCATGAATGGCCTGAACCACCCTGAACTAAGCATGGGTGGGGTTGAGGTGGCTGGAACGCCACCAAGTTCAGACAAACATGACTGATCCCGACTTTTGCCAGGTGGTGTGCCTGCTCGGGATTACTGTTGGTAAACACAGCCAAGCAAGAGCTGCTTTAGTGCTTCAAACGTATAAATTGATTAATTCACTGGTGGGCTGAAGCCTTTCCCATTAGTCACTGGGCTTGGGGTATCCTCTGTGCTGGTTGCCAATCTATCGCAGAGCTgatacacatatagacagacaaacacttcATGTTTCTAATTCATGCAGAGCCCAACATaagactttctctctctctctctctctctctctctctctctctctctctctctctctctctctctatatatatatatatatatatatatatatatatatatatacacatatatatatacatatatatatatatatatatatatatatatgggtaaaACCCATTGACCCTCGTTGAACAGCCAAACTAAGATGAGCCGGTTAGCTCCATCTCATTGTTCATCCCAGCCTACAAAATTAAGCTGTTTGAAATGGATCATCAGCTTTGAAACTGGAACACAAATAAAAATCAACTGAGGACTATTAAGAGATAAGAGACTTTCTGTCATGCCAATACTGAACTGAAAAAGACACTGGACTTTAGCAGATATGGACAATTCCACACAAAGCAAAGAGCTGAAACTGCATGACATAAGGTAAGACCATGTTCTGGTTAATTTGGGTTTCTAAATTGAACCGTGTTGGAGGGTGGGGTGCGGGTGGGGGggctttttaatttttactcaatggccatcaaatatggccttaAACGTTTTACAGCTTTGTGAGGCGGAGCCATATAGTGTATATGATTGTtaaataatatctgtgctaattccttattttatgttatcaaGTGTTTGTCTTTCTTGTTTTTagcggtgatggacaggttgacagatgagatcagacaggagtccccatggacttgtgtggctgggggggcctggctgccttttgtttctgttttctgtcctgtcttttgtttttccttccaggtggcttgcatttgggactgagtggcagtgtagctgagtttatcaggacctcaccctgatcacctgaggctgatcacctgcggctcgtcaggactcacagctgtggtgcatctacatggattggaacatggtggcatttaagactggagtacacagtgtgtatttgccagagacgcgaccttgtgaccagacgggtgagatcgtcgtctcgggagccatctcatcatcagtggatgcagagaacgtccaggtttgatgcatggtctgtgaaagaggagggggtgaggtctcacgctcgtcagcacacttcctgaggtacgttagattttgtgactaacatttatacagtcagtaaatgtggtgtccctcacaccttattatattgagctgtatgttggtcgtgtaatcagcttcctctgcagtggagttttgtgaactggatgttccatgcctgcagggtgggaagctgattagtaattaagccaggaagtgtttgctgtttgtacacctttgagcgttctctctgtgtgttgagtgtggactcacataatgattccttctttcacagactcggtttgtcgcggccacctggggggtgtcggcggggtccttgggtccgaattggttctggctccagaccgttggcgctgctgggagcgcaccgcaaaaccaccacgccagaccgcgcacttttatattttttcacatcactgttatgtttattaaactctgttatcctttgtaccgtgctctgcttattttatactgggtccttcaaacgctggtcggttctccgggctgcgtccgacacataacaggactataatgtttgcagatgacattgtgatctgtagagagcaagttgagtctagtctgagaagtggagatatgctttggaaagaaggggaatgaaagtcagtagaagcaagactgagtacatgtgtgtgaatgagagggagcccagtggaatagtgcagttacaaggagtaaaagtggtgaaagtagatgagtttaaatatttggggtcaactgttcaaagtaacggagagtgtggtagaggttACTACAGAGgttaagaagagagtgcaggcagggtggagtgggtggagaaaggtggcaagagtgatttgtgaccgaagaatatcagcaagagtgaaggggaaagtttacaaaacagtagtgagaccagctatgttgtgtggtttagagacagtggcactaacaaaaagacaggaggcagagctggaggtggcagagctgaagatgttgagattctctttgggagtgacaagaatggacaagattaggaatgaacatatcagagggacagttcaggtgggacggtttggagacaaagtcagagaggcgagattgaggtggtttggacatgtgcagacgagggacccagggtatatagggagaaggatgctgaggatggctccaccaggcaggaggagaagagggagaccaaagaggaggtttatggatgtgctgagagaggacatgcaggtggttggtgtgacagaggaagatacagaggacagggtgagatggaaacgattgatctgtggcgacccctaacgggaacagccgaaagacaaagaagaagaagaagatcaagTGTTTGTCTTTGTTATCTGTTTGAAAGTTTTTGAAACCTAAGAGTTAAGTTTTCACTTTCAGCATCcattttgcctctactggtggttggctctcactgcggtattgtatcacttcctgttccggagcacagcggtgtttttctgtatctgttagctgtttaatctgcgcagttagattgatctagttatctagattacgatttgtttcccagtgtaatctttacgtgccttaactaaagcactccttctgctgaatcacctctaaattatttacacattattcactttgcgtgtttttaggaatccgctagcttagcgtagctactagctcttagccgatttagcatggcggcttctcctgtctctcccgcacttttctgctctgggtgtgaaatgtttagttattcctcggcctcctttagcagtaatggtacttgtaataagtgtagcttattcgtagctttggaggccaggctgggcgaattggagactcggctccgcaccgtggaaaattctacagctagccaggcccctgtagtcggtgcggaccaaggtagcttagccgccgttagttaccccctggcagatcccgagcagccgggaaagcaggccgactgggtgactgtgaggaggaagcgtagccctaaacagaagccctgtgtacaccgccaacccgttcacatctctaaccgtttttccccactcggcgacacacccgccgaggatcaaactctggttattggcgactctgttttgcgaaatgtgaagttagcgacaccagcaaccatagtcaattgtcttccgggggccagagcaggcgacattgaaggaaatttgaaactgctggctaaggctaagcgtaaatttggtaagattggaattcacgtcggcagtaatgacacccggttacgccaatcggaggtcactaaaattaacattaaatcggtgtgtaactttgcaaaaacaatgtctgactctgtagttttctctgggcccctccccaatcagaccgtgagtgacatgtttagccgcatgttctccttgaattgctggctgtctgagtggtgtccaaaaaatgaggtgggcttcatagataattggcaaagcttctggggaaaacctggtcttgttaggagagacggcatccatcccactttggatggagcagctctcatttctagaaatctggccaattttcttaaatcctccaaaccgtgactatccagggttgggaccaggaagcagagttgtagtcttacacacctctctgcagcttctctccccctgccatcccctcattaccccatccccgtagagacggtgcctgctcccaaactaccaataaccagcaaaaatctatttaagcataaaaattcaaaaagaaaaaataatatagcaccttcaactgcaccacagactaaaacagttaaatgtggtctattaaacattaggtctctctcttctaagtccctgttggtaaatgatataataattgatcaacatattgatttattctgccttacagaaacctggttacagcaggatgaatatgttagtttaaatgagtcaacacccccgagtcacactaactgtcagaatgctcgtagcacgggccggggcggaggattagcagcaatcttccattccagcttattaattaatcaaaaacccagacagagctttaattcaattgaaagcttgactcttagtcttgtccatccaaattggaagtcccaaaaaccagttttatttgttattatctatcgtccacctggtcgttactgtgagtttactgtgacttagtgcttagctcagataagataattatagtgggcgattttaacatccacacagatgctgagaatgacagcctcaacactgcatttaatctattattagactctattggctttgctcaaaaagtaaatgagtccacccaccactttaatcatatcttagatcttgttctgacttatggtatggaaatagaagacttaacagtattccctgaaaactcccttctgtctgatcatttcttaataacatttacatttactctgatggactacctagcagtggggaataagtttcattacactagaagtctttcagaaagcgctgtaactaggtttaaggatatgattccttctttatgttctctaatgccatataccaacacagtgcagagtagctacctaaactctgtaagtgagatagagtatctcgtcaatagttttacatcctcattgaagacaactttggatgctgtagctcctctaaaaaagagagctttaaatcagaagtgcctgactccgtggtataactcacaaactcgtagcttaaagcagataacccgtaagttggagaggaaatggcgtctcactaatttagaagatcttcacttagcctggaaaaagagtctgttgctctataaaaaagccctccgtaaagctaggacatctttctactcatcactaattgaagaaaataagaacaaccccaggtttcttttcagcactgtagccaggctgacaagagtcagagctctattgagctgagtattccattaactttaactagtaatgacttcatgactttctttgctaacaaaattttaactattagagaaaaaattactcataaccatcccaaagacgtatcgttatctttggctgctttcagtgatgccggtatttggttagactctttctctccgattgttctgtctgagttattttcattagttacttcatccaaaccatcaacatgtttattagaccccattcctgccaagctgctcaaggaagccctaccattatttaatgcttcgatcttaaatatgatcaatctatctttgttagttggctatgtaccacaggcttttaaggtggcagtaattaaaccattacttaaaaagccatcacttgacccagctatcttagctaattataggccaatctccaaccttccttttctctcaaaaattcttgaaagggtagttgtaaaacagctaactgatcatctgcagaggaatggtctatttgaagagtttcagtcaggttttagaattcatcatagtacagaaacagcattagtgaaggttacaaatgatcttcttatggcctcggacagtggactcatctctgtgcttgttctgttagacctcagtgctgcttttgatactgttgaccataaaattttattacagagattagagcatgccataggtattaaaggcactgcgctgcggtggtttgaatcatatttgtctaatagattacaatttgttcatgtaaatggggaatcttcttcacagactaaagttaattatggagttccacaaggttctgtgctaggaccaattttattcactttatacatgcttcccttaggcagtattattagacagtattgcttaaattttcattgttacgcagatgatacccagctttatctatccatgaagccagaggacacacaccaattagctaaactgcaggactgtcttacagacataaagacatggatgacctctaatttcctgcttttaaactcagataaaactgaagttattgtacttggccccacaaatcttagaaacatggtgtctaaccagatccttactctggatggcattaccctgacctctagtaatactgtgagaaatcttggagtcatttttgatcaggatatgtcattcaaagcgcatattaaacaaatatgtaggactgcttttttgcatttacgcaatatctctaaaatcagaaaggtcttgtctcagagtgatgctgaaaaactaattcatgcatttatttcctctaggctggactattgtaattcattattatcaggttgtcctaaaagttccctaaaaagccttcagttaattcaaaatgctgcagctagagtactgacggggactagaaggagagagcatatctcacccatattggcctctcttcattggcttcctgttaattctagaatagaatttaaaattcttcttcttacttataaggttttgaataatcaggtcccatcttatcttagggacctcgtagtaccatatcaccccaatagagcgcttcgctctcagactgcaggcttacttgtagttcctagggtttgtaagagtagaatgggaggcagagccttcagctttcaggctcctctcctgtggaaccagctcccaattcagatcagggagacagacaccctctctacttttaagattaggcttaaaactttcctttttgctaaagcttatagttagggctggatcaggtgaccctgaaccatcccttagttatgctgctatagacgtagactgctggggggttcccatgatgcactgtttctttctctttttgctctgtatgcaccactctgcatttaatcattagtgatcgatctctgctcccctcctcagcatgtctttttcctggttctctccctcagccccaaccagtcccagcagaagactgcccctccctgagcctggatcggctggaggtttcttcctgttaaaagggagtttttccttcccactgtagccaagtgcttgctcacagggggtcgttttgaccgttggggttttacataattattgtatggccttgccttacaatataaagcgccttggggcaactgtttgttgtgatttggcgctatataaaaaaattgattgattgattgatgtgcaaGTGTCAGATACAGGGagcgctccccctgttggtgagagccagtaacattagaaatgtgatactaaaccacacccattgtgACATCCAcatggtataaaaagtgttgtatgactcattttaggggcctttcacaagatggacactgtctgtgagggtcccagtccagttttcattgtgacctttaataaatccaaaatgaagAATACAGTGGTTTGGTTCTTAGTAAGGGGcaataaattacataaagagcccGGGAAATTACATGACCACAGCGCACACAGCTCCATGTTCTGGTCAATCGTCACActcctctaaaaaagaaaaaactccatGATGTATTCCAGTCTGGCATAACTTCACTCCAGAATGAGAGGTGATTCTTCAGGTCCCCCCGCCTTTGCTGACATATGTCCACAGACACTGCGATCATGGTTGGTAATAGAGATAAGCATCTCATTGCCACAATAACTTAACACAGGAGGTATGAAGTGTCCACCCTGACATGAAACCCTCCCTTACTGATAAATGTCTGGTGCTGGCTCTGAATTTGTGTCTTTGGCAACGGGAGGAAACACCCAGAGGGACCCCATGcagacatggagagaacatgaaaacaccacacagaatggaccaggTCAAATTTCAAccgaggaccttcttgctgtgaagcagcagTGTTTACCACTAATCCACCAGCCTCCTACAGGTATAAATACTGACAACTGAACCAGCACAGAGACGAGGTAAAAGGTATATCAGAGGCAAAGGCATACACAGACAAAACTAAAGCTGTGCAACATCTCATGAGTTTTCTATGGTGTGAAATGATAAAAGTTAAGAGACAGATTTCCTACATATCTCTATGAATTCCAGCAACCACGCACAATGCATGTTTGGCATTTAATATTCAGAAACGTGCTTTTGCTTTGGTTAAGATTAGGTATAGTGTTATGTTTAGGGATAGAATAAGAACAATACGAGCAAAGCAATGCACAGCggtgcaaagctcgctcatggtacagggagtcccaaacaggaagtgccaaattttgaatccacagtaaaacaggaaatgttcaaatgtcaaacacttcctggattgacaaacaagatcccatggaatctcgcaggaactcagtggcaagctcacactcaaacaggaagtgccaaattttcagtcacagtgaaacaggaaatgtcaaatgttgaacacttcctggcatgagtggagctagagcggagactggggtttcactggactcccctgaaatctgattggacacagatcaatcaatcaatttcaatcaatcaattttttttatatagcgccaaatcacaacaaacagttgccccaaggcgctttatattgtaaggcaaggccatacaataattatgtaaaaccccaacggtcaaaacgaccccctgtgagcaagcacttggctacagtgggaaggaaaaactcctttttaacaggaagaaacctccagcagaaccaggctcagggaggggcagtcttctgctgggactggttggggctgagggagagaaccaggaa
The nucleotide sequence above comes from Thalassophryne amazonica chromosome 10, fThaAma1.1, whole genome shotgun sequence. Encoded proteins:
- the LOC117518122 gene encoding uncharacterized protein LOC117518122, whose product is MKHQAMTSTTPATTPLPGSSAGPSACLPVPEACNQLSRPEHFLGESGDVNPFITQCELHFELMSPTFPAERSNIAFVITHLTGRAAGNKGKRRGKESGCGEVQWQRGSGDVLMCFLSTPPHRNANTRMSEHTPARLCVQVKAAHRRVGMDPAEVGADVTDCHGRFLRPAQSSCGMLSTAPKLTTLESSLRFVVKVNASELGLEACPVVSAKDN